The Providencia rettgeri genome includes a window with the following:
- the ampD gene encoding 1,6-anhydro-N-acetylmuramyl-L-alanine amidase AmpD, translated as MDNDMKIHNGWLNNVTHIPSPHHDERPTNTIPSLLVIHNISLPPGQFGGPYINQLFTGTLNPDEHPFFNEIKHLRVSAHCLIRRDGTIIQYVPFHLRAWHAGQSSYQGQEKCNDFSIGIELEGTDFEPFTEVQYQSLTYLTNLLIIEYPLIKNNITGHSNIAPGRKTDPGPFFDWTHYKSKLNN; from the coding sequence ATGGATAACGATATGAAAATACACAATGGTTGGCTAAATAATGTGACTCATATCCCTTCTCCACACCATGATGAGCGCCCCACGAATACCATACCTTCTCTGTTAGTCATTCATAATATCAGCCTTCCACCAGGCCAATTTGGTGGCCCTTATATAAACCAATTATTTACAGGGACTTTAAACCCTGATGAACACCCATTTTTTAATGAAATCAAACATCTTCGAGTTTCTGCTCATTGCTTAATACGCCGTGACGGCACCATCATTCAATATGTCCCCTTTCATTTACGAGCTTGGCATGCTGGGCAGTCTTCCTACCAAGGCCAAGAAAAATGTAACGATTTTTCTATTGGTATTGAATTAGAAGGCACTGATTTTGAACCATTTACCGAAGTACAATATCAATCCCTTACTTATTTAACTAATTTACTTATAATTGAGTACCCACTAATTAAAAATAATATTACCGGCCACAGTAATATTGCTCCTGGTCGCAAAACAGATCCTGGACCATTTTTTGATTGGACGCATTATAAAAGTAAATTAAATAATTAA
- a CDS encoding Predicted enzyme related to lactoylglutathione lyase, which produces MELKPTAILIHVPDVQAGLAWYQQAFPQAKAEYLPEFDFTLLHVGDFTIEVVQADAKVSEGKKGTVLYWQVDNFDLAFKRFTQLGAKLYRGPMLIDSNNRMCQLEDPFGNLIGLKGQ; this is translated from the coding sequence ATGGAACTAAAACCTACTGCAATTTTAATTCATGTACCTGATGTTCAAGCGGGTTTGGCTTGGTATCAGCAAGCTTTTCCACAAGCAAAGGCAGAATACTTGCCTGAATTTGATTTCACCTTACTGCATGTCGGAGACTTCACGATAGAAGTGGTTCAAGCCGATGCCAAAGTGAGCGAAGGTAAAAAAGGGACGGTATTGTATTGGCAAGTCGATAATTTTGATTTGGCTTTTAAGCGTTTCACTCAACTAGGGGCAAAACTGTATCGCGGGCCAATGTTAATAGATAGTAACAATCGAATGTGCCAACTGGAAGATCCATTTGGTAATTTAATTGGCCTAAAAGGACAATAA
- the aceE gene encoding Pyruvate dehydrogenase E1 component yields the protein MSDMLKNDVDPIETRDWLQAIESVIREEGVDRAQFIIEQVLSEARKGGVNIAAGASGHSDYINTIAVEDEPAYPGNMDLERRIRSAIRWNAVMTVLRASKKDLELGGHMASFQSSATLYEVCFNHFFRAHNNNDGGDLVFFQGHISPGIYARAFLEGRLTEEQMNNFRQEIGGNGLSSYPHPKLMPDFWQFPTVSMGLGPINAIYQAKFLKYLDNRGLKDTSAQRVYAFLGDGEMDEPESKGAITIATRDKLDNLVFVINCNLQRLDGPVTGNGKIVNELEGIFNGAGWQVIKVMWGDRWDELLRKDTSGKLVQLMNETLDGDYQTFKSRDGAYVREHFFNRYPETAALVKDMTDDEIWALNRGGHDPKKVYAAFKKAQETKGKPTVILAQTIKGYGMGETAEGKNIAHQVKKMNMDGVRHFRDQFNVPVADEQIEKLPYITFEKDSEEYKYLHERRQALGGYLPARRSTFDEKLDIPALADFSQLLEEQSKEISTTIAFVRALNVMLKNQSIKERLVPIIADEARTFGMEGLFRQIGIYSPKGQQYTPQDREQVAYYKEDSKGQILQEGINELGAGSSWLAAATSYSTNNLPMIPFYIYYSMFGFQRIGDLMWAAGDQQARGFLIGGTSGRTTLNGEGLQHEDGHSHIQSLTIPNCISYDPAFAYEVAVIMQNGLERMYGEKQENVYYYITTLNENYHMPAMPEGAEEGIRKGIYKLASVEGSKGKVQLLGSGSMMRHVREAADILSAEYGIGSDVYSVTSFTELARDGQDCERWNMLHPSEAPRVPYIAQVMNDAPAVASTDYMKLFAEQVRTYVPASDYRVLGTDGFGRSDSRENLRHHFEVDTSYVIVAALGELAKRGEIDVKVVEEAIKKYNINPDKVNPRLA from the coding sequence ATGTCAGATATGTTAAAAAATGACGTGGATCCGATTGAAACTCGCGACTGGCTACAGGCGATTGAATCGGTCATCCGTGAAGAAGGTGTTGATCGTGCTCAGTTTATTATCGAACAGGTATTAAGCGAAGCACGTAAAGGCGGTGTTAATATTGCCGCTGGCGCATCTGGTCATTCTGATTACATCAACACAATAGCTGTTGAAGATGAGCCGGCATACCCTGGTAACATGGATTTAGAGCGCCGTATTCGCTCTGCAATTCGTTGGAACGCAGTAATGACTGTTTTACGTGCTTCCAAAAAAGACTTAGAGCTGGGTGGCCACATGGCTTCTTTCCAGTCATCAGCAACTTTGTATGAAGTGTGCTTTAACCACTTCTTCCGCGCGCACAATAACAATGACGGCGGGGACTTAGTCTTCTTCCAAGGCCACATTTCTCCAGGTATTTACGCACGTGCGTTCTTGGAAGGTCGCTTAACTGAAGAACAAATGAATAACTTCCGTCAAGAAATTGGTGGAAATGGTCTGTCTTCTTATCCACACCCTAAATTAATGCCTGACTTCTGGCAGTTCCCGACCGTATCAATGGGTCTGGGTCCAATTAATGCTATCTATCAAGCTAAGTTCCTGAAATACCTTGATAACCGCGGACTGAAAGATACATCAGCTCAGCGCGTATATGCATTCCTTGGCGATGGTGAGATGGATGAGCCAGAATCTAAAGGTGCAATTACTATCGCGACTCGCGATAAATTAGATAACTTAGTATTTGTTATCAACTGTAACCTGCAACGTTTAGATGGCCCAGTTACAGGTAATGGTAAAATTGTTAATGAACTAGAAGGTATCTTTAATGGTGCTGGCTGGCAAGTTATCAAAGTTATGTGGGGCGACCGTTGGGATGAATTACTGCGTAAAGACACGAGCGGTAAACTTGTTCAATTAATGAACGAAACCTTAGACGGCGACTACCAAACCTTTAAATCACGTGACGGTGCATACGTTCGTGAGCATTTCTTTAATCGTTACCCAGAAACTGCAGCATTAGTTAAAGATATGACTGATGATGAAATTTGGGCTCTGAACCGTGGTGGTCACGATCCGAAGAAAGTATATGCTGCATTCAAAAAAGCACAAGAAACTAAAGGCAAACCAACTGTTATTTTAGCGCAAACCATTAAAGGTTATGGTATGGGCGAAACAGCAGAAGGTAAAAATATTGCTCACCAAGTGAAGAAAATGAACATGGATGGCGTTCGTCATTTCCGTGATCAATTCAATGTACCAGTCGCTGATGAGCAAATTGAAAAACTGCCATACATTACGTTTGAAAAAGATTCCGAAGAGTACAAATATCTGCATGAGCGCCGTCAAGCGTTAGGTGGTTATTTACCCGCTCGTCGCTCAACCTTTGACGAAAAACTAGATATCCCTGCACTGGCAGATTTCAGCCAATTATTGGAAGAACAATCTAAAGAAATTTCAACAACTATCGCGTTTGTTCGTGCGCTGAACGTCATGTTGAAAAACCAATCGATCAAAGAGCGTTTAGTACCAATCATCGCGGATGAAGCGCGTACATTTGGTATGGAAGGTCTGTTCCGTCAAATCGGTATCTATAGTCCTAAAGGTCAGCAATATACTCCGCAAGACCGTGAGCAAGTTGCTTACTATAAAGAAGACTCGAAAGGTCAAATCCTGCAAGAAGGTATCAATGAGCTGGGTGCGGGTTCTTCTTGGTTAGCGGCTGCGACATCATACAGCACTAACAACCTGCCAATGATCCCATTCTATATCTACTACTCAATGTTTGGTTTCCAACGCATTGGTGACTTGATGTGGGCAGCGGGTGACCAACAAGCACGCGGTTTCTTAATCGGTGGTACTTCAGGCCGCACAACACTAAATGGTGAAGGCCTACAGCATGAAGATGGTCATAGCCATATTCAATCACTGACTATTCCTAACTGTATTTCTTATGACCCAGCTTTCGCTTACGAAGTTGCGGTGATCATGCAAAACGGTTTAGAACGTATGTACGGTGAGAAACAAGAAAACGTTTACTACTACATCACTACGCTGAATGAAAACTATCACATGCCAGCAATGCCAGAAGGTGCAGAAGAAGGTATCCGTAAAGGTATCTATAAACTGGCTTCTGTTGAAGGTAGCAAAGGTAAAGTTCAGCTGTTAGGTTCAGGTTCCATGATGCGCCACGTACGTGAAGCCGCTGATATTCTGTCTGCAGAATATGGAATTGGTTCTGATGTCTATAGCGTGACTTCTTTCACTGAACTGGCTCGTGATGGCCAAGACTGTGAGCGTTGGAACATGCTGCATCCATCTGAAGCACCACGTGTTCCATACATTGCACAAGTGATGAATGATGCACCAGCAGTTGCATCAACTGACTACATGAAACTGTTCGCAGAACAAGTTCGTACATATGTTCCTGCAAGTGATTACCGTGTTCTGGGTACAGATGGTTTCGGTCGTTCAGACAGTCGTGAAAACCTGCGTCACCACTTTGAAGTGGATACATCCTATGTGATCGTTGCAGCGTTAGGTGAATTAGCTAAACGTGGTGAGATTGATGTAAAAGTCGTTGAAGAAGCGATTAAAAAATACAACATCAACCCAGATAAAGTTAACCCACGTTTGGCATAA
- the pdhR gene encoding Pyruvate dehydrogenase complex repressor, which translates to MTYGKIRQPKLSDVIEQRLEHLIFEGTLRPGEKLPPERELAKQFDVSRPSVREAIQTLEAKGLLSRRQGGGTFVQKKMWQSFSDPLAQLLEGNPESQFDLLETRHALEGIAAYYAALRGTDEDLERIRQSYELIKTAQENGGLEAESDAVLQYQLIVTEAAHNVVLLHLLRCMIPMLEQNIRQNFEFLYTRKEMYKAVSEHRAQIFAAIMAREPEKAREASHRHLAFIEDLLLDISREQTRRERSLRRLQQHPDLN; encoded by the coding sequence ATGACTTACGGTAAAATTCGCCAACCAAAGTTATCAGATGTAATAGAGCAGCGTCTCGAACATCTTATTTTCGAAGGGACACTACGCCCTGGCGAAAAGCTGCCTCCTGAGCGCGAACTTGCAAAACAGTTTGACGTATCTCGGCCATCAGTGCGTGAAGCAATTCAAACGTTAGAGGCGAAAGGCCTTTTATCTCGCCGCCAAGGTGGCGGAACATTCGTGCAAAAGAAAATGTGGCAAAGCTTTAGTGACCCTTTAGCTCAGCTACTTGAAGGCAATCCTGAATCTCAATTCGATCTTCTTGAAACTCGTCATGCCCTTGAAGGTATCGCTGCATATTATGCGGCACTTCGTGGTACAGATGAGGATCTTGAGCGGATTCGCCAAAGCTATGAATTAATTAAGACAGCGCAAGAAAATGGTGGATTAGAAGCAGAGTCAGATGCGGTATTACAATATCAATTAATTGTAACTGAAGCCGCTCATAATGTCGTTTTACTACACCTATTGCGCTGTATGATCCCGATGTTAGAACAAAATATTCGTCAGAATTTTGAGTTCTTATATACCCGTAAAGAAATGTATAAAGCAGTTAGTGAACATCGAGCACAGATTTTTGCCGCTATAATGGCAAGAGAGCCCGAAAAGGCACGTGAAGCTTCTCATCGTCACTTAGCCTTTATCGAAGATTTACTGTTGGATATTAGCCGAGAGCAAACTCGCAGAGAACGTTCTTTACGTCGGTTACAGCAACATCCTGATTTGAATTAA
- the aceF gene encoding Dihydrolipoyllysine-residue acetyltransferase component of pyruvate dehydrogenase complex — MSIEIQVPDIGADEVEVTEVMVKVGDKVEAEQSLITVEGDKASMEVPSPQAGVVKEIKIAVGDKVTTGKLIMVFEAEAGAAAPAPAPAEAPAAPAAAPSAAASKDVAVPDIGGDEVEVTEIMVKVGDKVEAEQSLITVEGDKASMEVPAPFAGTVKEIKIATGDKVKTGSLIMVFEVAGAAPAAAPVAQAAAPAATTASAIKDVNVPDIGGDEVEVTEVMVKVGDTVSAEQSIITVEGDKASMEVPAPFAGTVKEIKIATGDKVKTGSLIMTFEVAGAAPAAAPAAQPSAPAPAAAPAQAAPAKATDNKTEFVENDAYIHATPVIRRLAREFGVNLAKVKGTGRKGRILREDVQAYVKDAVKRAEAPAAAGGGLPGMLPWPKVDYSKFGEVEEVELGRIQKISGANLSRNWVMIPHVTLMEEVDTTEVEEFRKQQNKEAEKKKLDVKITPLVFVMKAVARALEEMPRFNSSISEDAQRLFLKKYINIGIAVDTPNGLVVPVFKDVNKKGILELSRELMEVSKKARAGKLTASDMQGGCFTISSLGGIGTTGFAPIVNAPEVAIMGLSRSSMKPVWNGSEFVPRLILPMSLSFDHRVIDGADGARFITLVGQLMSDIRRLVM, encoded by the coding sequence ATGTCTATTGAAATCCAAGTGCCTGATATCGGTGCTGATGAAGTTGAAGTCACCGAAGTGATGGTTAAAGTTGGCGATAAAGTAGAAGCTGAGCAATCGCTTATTACCGTTGAAGGTGATAAGGCTTCTATGGAAGTCCCATCGCCACAAGCGGGTGTGGTAAAAGAAATTAAAATTGCTGTTGGCGATAAAGTGACAACAGGCAAATTAATCATGGTATTCGAAGCGGAGGCGGGTGCAGCAGCGCCTGCGCCTGCTCCTGCAGAAGCCCCAGCGGCTCCAGCGGCAGCACCAAGCGCAGCAGCATCTAAAGATGTCGCTGTACCAGATATCGGTGGCGATGAAGTTGAAGTTACTGAAATCATGGTTAAAGTCGGTGACAAAGTCGAAGCTGAGCAATCTTTAATTACTGTTGAAGGTGACAAAGCCTCAATGGAAGTTCCTGCGCCATTTGCTGGAACGGTTAAAGAAATCAAAATTGCGACTGGCGATAAAGTGAAAACTGGCTCGCTGATCATGGTATTTGAAGTTGCAGGCGCGGCACCTGCTGCGGCTCCAGTTGCACAAGCAGCGGCACCAGCAGCTACAACCGCTTCAGCAATTAAAGATGTTAACGTTCCAGATATCGGTGGCGATGAAGTTGAAGTTACCGAAGTGATGGTCAAAGTGGGTGATACTGTTTCCGCTGAGCAATCAATCATTACGGTTGAAGGCGACAAAGCTTCAATGGAAGTCCCAGCACCATTTGCGGGAACAGTTAAAGAAATCAAGATTGCGACTGGCGATAAAGTGAAAACTGGCTCGCTGATCATGACCTTTGAAGTGGCAGGTGCAGCACCAGCAGCGGCTCCAGCTGCTCAACCGTCTGCTCCGGCTCCTGCGGCAGCTCCTGCACAAGCTGCGCCAGCGAAAGCAACTGACAACAAAACTGAATTTGTTGAAAACGATGCATACATCCATGCAACTCCAGTCATTCGCCGCTTAGCGCGTGAATTTGGTGTTAACTTAGCGAAAGTGAAAGGTACTGGACGTAAGGGCCGTATCCTGCGTGAAGACGTTCAAGCTTACGTGAAAGATGCAGTAAAACGTGCGGAAGCTCCTGCAGCTGCAGGTGGCGGTTTACCAGGTATGCTGCCATGGCCGAAAGTGGATTACAGCAAATTCGGTGAAGTCGAAGAAGTTGAACTGGGGCGTATCCAAAAGATTTCTGGCGCTAACTTAAGCCGTAACTGGGTGATGATCCCACATGTTACACTGATGGAAGAAGTGGATACCACTGAAGTTGAAGAGTTCCGTAAGCAACAAAACAAAGAAGCTGAGAAGAAAAAACTGGATGTGAAAATCACACCATTAGTTTTTGTCATGAAAGCGGTTGCTCGTGCTCTGGAAGAAATGCCACGCTTTAATAGCTCCATTTCTGAAGATGCGCAGCGTCTGTTCCTGAAAAAATATATCAACATCGGTATTGCAGTCGATACTCCAAATGGCCTTGTTGTTCCTGTATTCAAAGACGTTAACAAAAAAGGTATTTTAGAGTTATCTCGCGAACTGATGGAAGTTTCTAAGAAAGCGCGTGCAGGTAAATTGACTGCGTCTGATATGCAAGGTGGCTGCTTCACGATTTCAAGCCTTGGTGGTATCGGAACTACCGGTTTTGCACCAATCGTGAACGCACCTGAAGTTGCTATTATGGGGCTGTCACGTTCTTCAATGAAACCTGTTTGGAATGGTAGCGAGTTTGTTCCTCGCCTGATCCTGCCAATGTCACTGTCCTTTGACCACCGTGTCATCGATGGGGCTGATGGAGCGCGCTTCATCACCCTGGTAGGGCAATTAATGAGCGATATTCGCCGTTTAGTGATGTAA
- the lpdA gene encoding Dihydrolipoyl dehydrogenase: MSTEIKAQVVVLGAGPAGYSAAFRCADLGLETVLVERYSTLGGVCLNVGCIPSKALLHVAKVIEEAKALAEHGIVFGEPKTDISKVRLWKEKVINQLTGGLAGMAKGRKVNVVNGLGKFTGANTLVVEGENGSTTINFDKAIIAAGSRPIQLPFIPHEDPRIWDSTDALELKEVPERLLVMGGGIIGLEMGTVYHALGSQIDVVEMFDQVIPAADKDVVKVFTKQISKKFNLLLETKVTAVEAKEDGIYVSMEGKKASAEPQRYDAVLVAIGRVPNGKNLDAGKAGVEVDDRGFIHVDKQMRTNVPHIFAIGDIVGQPMLAHKGVHEGHVAAEVISGLKHYFDPKVIPSIAYTEPEVAWVGLTEKEAKEQNISYEVATFPWAASGRAIASDCSEGMTKLIFDKQSNRVIGGAVVGVNGGELLGEIGLAIEMGCDAEDLALTIHAHPTLYESIGMAAEIYEGSITDLPNAKAKKKK; encoded by the coding sequence ATGAGTACTGAAATTAAAGCCCAAGTCGTTGTGCTTGGTGCAGGCCCTGCAGGCTATTCTGCGGCTTTCCGTTGCGCTGACTTAGGTTTAGAAACTGTTTTAGTAGAACGTTATTCAACCCTTGGTGGTGTTTGTTTAAACGTTGGTTGTATCCCTTCTAAAGCTTTACTCCATGTTGCAAAAGTGATCGAAGAAGCAAAAGCTTTAGCAGAACACGGTATCGTTTTTGGTGAGCCAAAAACTGACATTTCCAAAGTTCGCTTATGGAAAGAAAAAGTAATTAATCAGCTGACGGGTGGTCTGGCTGGTATGGCTAAAGGCCGTAAAGTTAACGTGGTTAACGGCTTAGGTAAATTTACAGGTGCCAACACGCTGGTTGTTGAAGGTGAAAATGGTAGCACAACTATCAATTTCGATAAAGCAATCATTGCTGCGGGTTCCCGTCCAATTCAATTACCATTCATTCCACATGAAGACCCACGTATTTGGGATTCAACCGATGCATTAGAACTGAAAGAAGTTCCTGAGCGTCTGCTGGTTATGGGTGGGGGTATCATCGGTTTAGAAATGGGGACTGTGTATCATGCACTGGGTTCTCAAATCGATGTGGTTGAAATGTTTGACCAAGTCATCCCAGCGGCTGACAAAGATGTGGTTAAAGTATTCACCAAACAAATCAGTAAAAAATTCAACCTATTGTTAGAAACTAAAGTTACAGCCGTTGAAGCGAAAGAAGACGGTATCTATGTTTCTATGGAAGGTAAAAAAGCTTCCGCAGAACCACAACGTTATGATGCTGTACTAGTGGCAATTGGCCGTGTTCCTAACGGTAAAAACTTAGATGCAGGCAAAGCAGGCGTTGAAGTTGACGATCGTGGGTTTATCCATGTCGATAAACAAATGCGTACTAACGTTCCGCATATTTTCGCTATCGGTGATATCGTTGGTCAACCAATGTTGGCTCACAAAGGTGTTCACGAAGGTCACGTTGCTGCAGAGGTTATCTCTGGTCTGAAACATTACTTTGACCCGAAAGTTATCCCATCTATCGCTTATACTGAACCAGAAGTTGCTTGGGTTGGTTTAACTGAGAAAGAAGCGAAAGAACAAAACATCAGCTATGAAGTTGCGACTTTCCCATGGGCAGCATCAGGTCGTGCAATCGCATCTGACTGCTCTGAAGGTATGACTAAGCTGATTTTCGACAAGCAATCTAACCGTGTTATCGGTGGTGCGGTTGTCGGTGTGAATGGTGGTGAATTACTGGGTGAAATCGGCCTAGCAATTGAAATGGGCTGTGATGCTGAAGATTTAGCATTGACTATCCATGCTCACCCAACACTGTACGAATCAATCGGTATGGCTGCTGAAATTTACGAAGGTAGCATTACTGATTTACCAAACGCAAAAGCGAAAAAGAAAAAATAA
- the nadC_2 gene encoding Nicotinate-nucleotide pyrophosphorylase [carboxylating]: MTIRRYDEQQRREMLFERLQIDIPFMVSVALKEDLGQSIDYKKDITGQLLNIDAQASARIITREHGVFCGKQWLDEVFLQLGGQVKIDWKVQDGETVTPNQVLCEMQGPSQILLTGERTSLNFIQTLSSVSSITAEYVKQITGTRAKLLDTRKTIPGLRTALKYAVLMGGGVNHRLGLSDAYLIKENHIISAGSVERAVELARSVHPDVPIEIEVESLDELLRALKAQADIIMLDNFTPVMMKEAVVLTAGKAALEVSGDVTLDTIKEFAETGVDFISVGALTKHIKAMDLSMRFIDKNQ, encoded by the coding sequence ATGACGATACGGCGATATGATGAACAGCAAAGACGTGAAATGCTTTTTGAGCGGTTACAAATTGATATTCCTTTTATGGTCAGCGTGGCTTTGAAAGAAGATTTAGGTCAGTCTATTGATTATAAAAAAGATATCACTGGTCAGCTGTTAAATATAGATGCGCAAGCGAGTGCTCGAATTATTACTCGCGAACATGGCGTTTTTTGTGGGAAGCAATGGTTAGATGAGGTCTTTCTTCAACTTGGCGGGCAAGTCAAAATTGATTGGAAAGTTCAAGACGGTGAAACTGTTACTCCTAACCAAGTTCTCTGTGAGATGCAGGGCCCATCCCAAATTCTATTAACAGGTGAGCGCACCTCTTTGAATTTCATTCAAACGCTCTCTTCTGTTTCAAGTATAACTGCTGAATATGTAAAACAAATCACTGGTACAAGAGCGAAGTTACTTGACACACGTAAAACTATTCCGGGCTTAAGGACCGCTTTAAAATATGCGGTATTGATGGGGGGGGGGGTTAACCATCGCTTAGGTTTATCTGATGCCTACTTAATAAAAGAAAACCATATTATATCAGCTGGTTCAGTCGAACGAGCTGTTGAATTAGCGCGTAGCGTGCATCCAGATGTCCCTATAGAAATTGAAGTTGAAAGTTTAGATGAGTTATTACGAGCCTTAAAAGCGCAAGCGGATATCATCATGTTAGATAACTTTACTCCAGTCATGATGAAAGAAGCTGTGGTGTTAACGGCAGGTAAAGCTGCACTTGAAGTTTCAGGCGATGTCACATTAGATACGATAAAAGAGTTCGCAGAAACAGGGGTTGACTTTATTTCTGTTGGTGCGCTAACCAAACATATTAAAGCCATGGATTTGTCTATGCGTTTTATTGATAAAAATCAGTAA